The nucleotide sequence CCACGAACACCATGCCCAGCTTGGCCAGGCGCTCAAGAATCTGATCACCGCCCTGGCTGGCGAACTCATCGCGCTCGCGGCGTAGCCGGCCGACTTCCAGCTGCAGCTGGTTATCCATCTCGTTGCGGTAGGCCAGTTCCACATCGCGAATGGCAACTTGCTCTTTATATCCGGCGACCGCGGCGGCGATGCGCGCCTGCAGTTCCGCATCGAACTGGCCACGCAAGATATCCGCCTCGGCTTGGCTGTGGCGCTCCAGCGCCCGCAGCTGCTGACTCATTTCCTGGCGACCGCTCTGGAAGGTTTCCGCTTGTGCGCTCAGCTGGATTTTAAGGTTGGCATTGAGTTCGGCTTGCTGCTGCAGCGCCTGTTGCAATGCCTGGATTTCAGCCAGCTGCAGGCTACCTTGCTCGTCACTGGCCAAGCGGAACTTGGCCAGTTCTTCGTTGTGTTGCTGGGCCAGGGTGCTGAGCCGTAGGCGTTGCTGCTTGATCAGCTGGGCGGTTTTCAGGCGGTGTTCCTGATCAAGTTTTGCGGCCACCTTGACGGCGTCGTCCTTGGCCGGATTCGGTGCGAACCATTTGTCTTCCTGCACCACCTGCAAACGTTCGGCGGCGACGGTCTGGGGGGCACTTTCGTCCTCGACCAGCAGGCCGAGCTGGTTACGCTTGACCGCATCGCGCAGCAGCACCAGATCGTTCTGCCCCGGCGTCAGGTTCGGATCCCACAGATGCATCTGGTGCCAGGACACCGGGCACTGGCT is from Pseudomonas sp. LS44 and encodes:
- a CDS encoding chromosome partitioning protein ParA, encoding MSMQNKPKMVEAVLFISEHGVCKEMLFPEFEALLDGIVNMPEFADQQMRAVYVLINPRLMIRAAVFFYLDFDEKGGPDRGWNIPLRHLAERSGRGPDMGAGPIRLACRSQCPVSWHQMHLWDPNLTPGQNDLVLLRDAVKRNQLGLLVEDESAPQTVAAERLQVVQEDKWFAPNPAKDDAVKVAAKLDQEHRLKTAQLIKQQRLRLSTLAQQHNEELAKFRLASDEQGSLQLAEIQALQQALQQQAELNANLKIQLSAQAETFQSGRQEMSQQLRALERHSQAEADILRGQFDAELQARIAAAVAGYKEQVAIRDVELAYRNEMDNQLQLEVGRLRRERDEFASQGGDQILERLAKLGMVFVVYHPGAGHLTIPLQDIARYQDNPLAYAAAKCFVSETQYSQWLAHYQQPNCGGTLPSGERCGMSIERIDAPSRFVTGDSNCCAGHKVNSRLRTVG